From Novosphingobium decolorationis, one genomic window encodes:
- the leuD gene encoding 3-isopropylmalate dehydratase small subunit → MKPFESLTSPVLLLRENRIDTDIIYPARFLLIMQREGLGQYFCADRRVDSEGNAMANPIDEAKERGAGILIAGREFGCGSSREQAVWTIKDFGITCVIAESFGEIFQANCLRNGVLPIVLDPATVEELAAFGKDGELSVDLVARTITAGEKVLDFEISDNARERLLKGWDETGMIQSRWGAAISTFEEGQRAAQPWLYEPLAI, encoded by the coding sequence ATGAAGCCTTTTGAAAGCCTGACCAGCCCGGTTCTGCTCCTGCGCGAGAACCGCATCGACACCGACATCATCTACCCCGCGCGCTTCCTGCTCATCATGCAGCGCGAGGGGCTGGGGCAGTACTTCTGCGCCGACCGCCGCGTCGATTCCGAAGGCAACGCGATGGCCAATCCGATCGACGAGGCCAAGGAACGCGGTGCGGGCATCCTCATCGCGGGCCGCGAATTCGGCTGTGGGTCGAGCCGCGAACAGGCGGTCTGGACGATCAAGGACTTCGGTATCACCTGCGTGATCGCGGAAAGCTTTGGCGAGATCTTCCAGGCCAACTGCCTGCGCAACGGGGTCCTGCCCATCGTCCTTGATCCCGCGACGGTCGAGGAACTTGCCGCCTTCGGCAAGGACGGCGAACTGAGCGTGGATCTCGTCGCGCGCACGATCACGGCGGGTGAGAAGGTCCTCGATTTCGAGATCTCGGACAACGCGCGCGAACGCCTGCTCAAGGGCTGGGACGAAACCGGCATGATCCAGAGCCGCTGGGGCGCGGCGATCTCGACGTTCGAGGAGGGCCAGCGCGCCGCGCAGCCCTGGCTTTACGAGCCGCTCGCGATCTGA